In Candidatus Methylomirabilota bacterium, the genomic stretch ACGCTGCTGTTTCAGACCCTTCAGTTCGGCTACGGTTCGACCGTCGCCGTCGCCACCTTTCTTGCGGTTCTGTTGTTGAGCGCTGTGTACATCGTCGTCTTCAGAAGGCAACGTCATGGATAGGCGGGTAGGGCGGGTCGCACAGGGGGCCATCTTTTGGGCGATCTTGACGGGGCTGGCCGTCTTCTGTCTCGCGCCCTTCCTGTGGCAACTGCTCACCTCACTGAAGCCGACTTCCGAGGTCGGGACGCTGCCGCCGCTCTTGCCGACAAGGCCGGTCTTCGACCATTACCTCGCGATCTTTCAACATCGTCCGTTCGGGCGATTTATTCTGAACAGTGTGATTGTCGCCTCGCTGACCACCGTATCCTGCCTCTCCATCGGCTCGCTGGCAGCATTCGCGATTGCGAAGCTTCAGTTTCGGGGCAGGCATCTCCTGCTGTTCGCCGCGTTGTCCATCTCGATGTTTCCTTCCATCGCCACCGTAAGCCCCCTCTATCTGCTCATTCGGGTCTTTGGGTGGCGGGATACCTATGCGGGTCTCGTCGTCCCCTATACCACCTTCGCCCTTCCGCTTGCCATCTGGATCCTGTGGAGCGTCTTCAGGGAGATCCCGGACGATTTGTATCTGGCCGCTCTGGTGGACGGCTGCACC encodes the following:
- a CDS encoding sugar ABC transporter permease yields the protein MDRRVGRVAQGAIFWAILTGLAVFCLAPFLWQLLTSLKPTSEVGTLPPLLPTRPVFDHYLAIFQHRPFGRFILNSVIVASLTTVSCLSIGSLAAFAIAKLQFRGRHLLLFAALSISMFPSIATVSPLYLLIRVFGWRDTYAGLVVPYTTFALPLAIWILWSVFREIPDDLYLAALVDGCTPFQVFVRIFVPLAAPGIGTAAILVFIFAWNEFLYALTFTSTETMRTIPVAIALFPGLHEVPWGEMAAATVVVTTPLILLVFLFQRHIVSGLTAGSVKG